The following are encoded in a window of Cupriavidus oxalaticus genomic DNA:
- a CDS encoding alpha/beta hydrolase, with product MKMRRSTLEYHFEPGTDARLPRVLALHGAGADQRQLLPLLARTAPHAAIVAPKSGRWFAWTPDGQSYAWYQDLSFPAVEPIGFGDALWQLERFCAERAGEGTGRRPRLSERIDVVGFGQGAVLGLVLAAVWPERFRHVIALGGYWPRIKGWQPPRRAMHEVQVTLFLDPSGPVDHALAEATAGELAQRGACVEAAWFVGANDLLAASLDTQLAARLSRPLS from the coding sequence ATGAAAATGCGCCGGTCCACACTCGAGTACCACTTTGAACCCGGCACGGATGCCAGGCTGCCGCGGGTGCTGGCCCTGCATGGCGCCGGCGCCGACCAGCGACAGCTATTGCCGCTGCTGGCGCGAACAGCTCCGCACGCGGCCATCGTCGCACCGAAGTCCGGACGCTGGTTCGCCTGGACGCCGGACGGCCAGTCCTATGCCTGGTACCAGGACTTGTCCTTTCCGGCTGTCGAGCCGATCGGCTTTGGCGACGCCCTTTGGCAGCTGGAGCGCTTCTGCGCGGAGCGTGCGGGCGAAGGCACCGGCAGAAGGCCGCGCCTATCTGAACGGATCGATGTCGTCGGGTTCGGGCAAGGCGCGGTGCTTGGACTGGTGCTGGCCGCGGTATGGCCAGAACGCTTCAGGCATGTCATCGCGCTGGGCGGATATTGGCCGCGCATCAAGGGTTGGCAGCCTCCGCGGCGTGCCATGCATGAGGTACAGGTGACCCTGTTCCTGGATCCGTCCGGCCCCGTTGATCACGCGCTGGCCGAAGCCACCGCCGGCGAGCTTGCGCAACGCGGGGCCTGCGTGGAGGCTGCGTGGTTCGTTGGTGCCAACGACCTGTTGGCGGCAAGCCTGGACACGCAATTGGCGGCGCGCCTGTCGCGCCCGCTCTCATGA
- a CDS encoding MFS transporter has product MTAATESTARHSAGVRLGLKENWRQFALLVLINAFVGGLVGIERTVVPLIGSEEFHIDSTTLITSFIISFGVVKAFANLVSGQLADSWGRKRVLVIGWLVGLPVPFMIVAAPTWGWVVAANVLLGLSQGFAWSMTVIMKIDLVGPKSRGLAVGLNEFAGYFAVGATAFLTGYLASRFGLRPVPIYLGIGYAVLGTLLSILLVRDTREHVRIEARRGHKVESTLSFREVFTLTSFRNRNLFAASQAGLVNNLNDGMSWGIFPLFFTSFGLGVERIGILKAVYPVVWGVGQVVTGPLSDRWGRKGLIVAGMWVQAAGLLVTAATGQFVWWLVASVLLGLGTAMVYPCLIAAVSDSSEPAWRARSLSVYRFWRDLGYAIGALSAGLIADRFGFAAAIYAIGGLTFLSGAIVAVVMRENRPRPA; this is encoded by the coding sequence ATGACGGCCGCCACGGAATCGACGGCCAGGCACAGCGCCGGCGTCAGGCTCGGTCTCAAGGAAAACTGGCGCCAGTTTGCGCTATTGGTCCTGATCAATGCCTTCGTGGGCGGACTGGTGGGCATCGAACGCACCGTCGTTCCGCTGATCGGCTCCGAAGAGTTCCATATCGATTCCACGACCCTCATAACGTCGTTCATTATCAGTTTTGGCGTGGTCAAAGCCTTTGCCAACCTCGTGTCGGGCCAGCTTGCCGACTCCTGGGGGCGTAAGCGGGTGCTGGTGATCGGGTGGCTGGTGGGATTGCCTGTGCCCTTCATGATCGTGGCTGCGCCAACTTGGGGATGGGTCGTAGCGGCCAACGTGCTGCTGGGGCTCAGCCAAGGTTTCGCCTGGTCCATGACGGTGATCATGAAGATCGATCTCGTCGGCCCCAAGAGCCGCGGGTTGGCGGTCGGACTGAATGAGTTCGCCGGCTACTTCGCTGTGGGGGCGACAGCTTTCCTCACAGGCTACCTGGCAAGCCGGTTTGGCCTGCGGCCGGTGCCGATCTATTTGGGCATCGGCTATGCCGTATTGGGAACTCTGCTGTCGATCCTGTTGGTGCGCGACACGCGCGAGCATGTGCGTATCGAAGCCCGGAGGGGGCACAAGGTCGAGTCGACACTGAGCTTCCGCGAAGTCTTTACGCTAACGTCCTTCCGCAACCGCAATCTGTTCGCGGCCTCGCAGGCCGGCTTGGTGAACAACCTCAACGATGGTATGAGTTGGGGCATCTTCCCGCTATTCTTCACGTCCTTCGGACTAGGGGTTGAGCGAATCGGCATTCTCAAGGCCGTCTATCCGGTCGTGTGGGGCGTGGGCCAGGTCGTTACCGGCCCATTGAGCGACCGCTGGGGTCGCAAGGGTCTCATCGTGGCCGGCATGTGGGTACAGGCCGCTGGCCTTCTGGTGACCGCCGCCACAGGTCAGTTCGTATGGTGGCTTGTGGCCAGCGTGCTGCTCGGTCTGGGCACCGCCATGGTCTACCCCTGTCTGATCGCCGCCGTCTCTGATTCCTCCGAACCGGCTTGGCGCGCCCGCTCGCTCAGCGTGTACCGCTTTTGGCGGGATCTGGGCTACGCCATCGGCGCGCTGTCCGCCGGACTGATCGCTGATCGCTTTGGTTTTGCCGCCGCGATTTACGCGATTGGTGGCCTGACCTTCCTCTCTGGCGCCATCGTCGCCGTGGTAATGCGCGAAAACAGGCCAAGGCCGGCTTGA
- a CDS encoding ArsR/SmtB family transcription factor: MAQRGPKQAIYASLAGIAQAVGHPHRIELLEHIAQGPRSVDELATIAGLTFANASRHLQILRRARLVDTARQGKHVLYSLSGESEVVALLKALGCVGERNMAEVRQVMTDYFSACDALSPMSREELAEQLRAGAVTLLDVRPEHEYSLGHLPGALNIPLHELERRLSALPRDQEIVAYCRGPYCVLSFEAVAALRDKGYRVRRLVDGFPEWKAAGLEVEVNPA; encoded by the coding sequence ATGGCGCAGAGAGGGCCCAAGCAGGCCATCTACGCAAGTCTGGCCGGCATCGCGCAAGCTGTCGGTCATCCGCATCGGATTGAGCTGCTGGAGCACATAGCCCAAGGGCCGCGCAGCGTTGATGAGCTGGCGACCATTGCCGGGCTGACGTTCGCCAACGCCTCGCGCCATCTGCAGATCTTGCGCCGGGCGCGCCTTGTCGACACAGCGCGGCAGGGCAAGCACGTTCTATACAGCCTGTCCGGAGAAAGCGAAGTAGTTGCCTTGCTGAAGGCACTAGGCTGCGTCGGGGAGCGGAATATGGCTGAAGTCCGGCAGGTCATGACCGACTATTTCTCGGCATGCGATGCGCTTTCGCCAATGTCGCGCGAGGAGCTGGCTGAACAGCTTCGGGCAGGCGCAGTCACGCTGCTCGACGTCCGTCCCGAGCATGAATATAGCCTCGGCCACCTGCCAGGTGCGCTCAATATTCCGCTGCATGAACTCGAGCGGCGTCTGTCGGCGTTGCCGAGAGACCAGGAGATCGTAGCCTACTGCCGCGGGCCGTATTGTGTGTTGTCGTTCGAGGCAGTCGCGGCACTTCGTGACAAGGGCTACCGGGTACGCCGCCTCGTCGACGGCTTTCCCGAATGGAAGGCGGCTGGCCTAGAAGTGGAGGTCAACCCCGCTTGA
- a CDS encoding FAD-dependent oxidoreductase, whose product MRKLDDDSTSRISRRDFLRAGGAGATATALGVMAKGAVADMAKVRWRQQADVVVVGSGASAAVAALTARSQGASVMMLEKSPVIGGTSAKSAGMFWIANNFRMRAKGMQDPRPDFLAYCIRYSYPHLYNPASATLGVSQSVYDLIGAYYDHGAAMVDLMRSSGALRVGRFHILPETEAEDLPDYFEHGAENKAPRGRGLGALKADGTLGFGSELVGQLKARIDQLGIPVLTSHRVTSLVTNASGEVVGIMADSDEGPVAVRAHRGVIFATGGYSYNRELLNLYQSGPVFGGCGVPTCTGDFIAIAAGVGAKLGNMGGAWRAEIVLEEALQYISVPNDVWQPPGDSMIVVNKYGRRVFNEKRNYHDRARTHHDYDANKAEFPNLLTFMVYDQRAAELYGGNHPLPTQPTGAPYVLSGNTPVELAAAIDARLATLSAHTGGIQLAPTFARELEQTIARFNAFAHAGRDADFQRGEFAYDRDYRPIFGMPRKGTHWGDAAGKNPLLYPLQEKGPYYCIILAPGTLDTNGGPVINARAEVLRSDDRPIPGLYGAGNCIASPAHNTYWAGGCTLGSGMTFGYLAGLHASQASPHAL is encoded by the coding sequence ATGCGTAAACTGGACGACGACTCGACATCGCGCATCTCCCGGCGGGACTTTCTTCGCGCCGGCGGTGCAGGCGCGACCGCTACCGCGCTGGGTGTGATGGCGAAAGGCGCCGTGGCAGACATGGCGAAGGTGCGCTGGCGCCAGCAGGCAGACGTCGTGGTGGTAGGCAGCGGCGCGTCCGCTGCCGTAGCCGCGCTGACCGCGCGCAGTCAGGGTGCGAGCGTGATGATGCTGGAGAAATCGCCGGTGATTGGCGGTACTTCTGCCAAATCCGCGGGCATGTTCTGGATTGCCAACAACTTCCGGATGCGTGCAAAAGGCATGCAGGATCCCAGACCGGATTTCCTGGCCTACTGCATTCGGTATTCCTACCCGCATCTCTACAACCCCGCTTCGGCGACGCTCGGTGTCTCGCAGTCGGTTTATGACCTGATCGGTGCGTACTACGACCATGGCGCTGCCATGGTCGATCTGATGCGGTCGAGCGGTGCGTTGCGTGTCGGCAGGTTCCATATCCTGCCGGAAACGGAAGCGGAGGACCTGCCTGACTACTTCGAGCATGGCGCCGAGAACAAGGCCCCGCGCGGCCGGGGCCTGGGCGCGCTGAAGGCAGATGGCACCCTCGGCTTCGGCAGCGAACTCGTGGGGCAGCTCAAGGCAAGGATTGACCAACTCGGCATCCCGGTATTGACCAGCCATCGCGTGACCAGCCTGGTCACCAATGCGAGCGGCGAAGTCGTCGGCATCATGGCCGATAGCGACGAGGGGCCGGTGGCCGTGCGTGCCCATCGCGGCGTTATCTTTGCAACCGGCGGGTATTCCTATAACCGGGAATTGCTGAATCTCTACCAGAGCGGCCCAGTCTTCGGCGGCTGCGGGGTGCCCACCTGCACCGGGGATTTCATCGCTATCGCCGCCGGCGTGGGCGCCAAGCTCGGCAACATGGGCGGGGCGTGGCGGGCCGAGATCGTGCTGGAAGAAGCGCTGCAGTACATCAGCGTGCCCAACGACGTCTGGCAGCCGCCGGGCGACAGCATGATCGTCGTCAACAAGTACGGCCGGCGCGTCTTCAATGAGAAGCGCAACTACCACGATCGCGCCCGTACACACCATGACTATGACGCGAACAAGGCCGAGTTTCCGAACCTGCTGACGTTCATGGTCTATGACCAGCGTGCTGCAGAGCTTTACGGCGGCAACCATCCATTGCCGACGCAACCGACCGGTGCGCCCTATGTGCTCTCCGGCAATACGCCTGTCGAACTCGCCGCGGCCATCGACGCTCGGCTGGCCACGTTGTCCGCCCATACCGGTGGCATCCAGCTCGCGCCTACATTCGCGCGGGAACTGGAGCAGACGATCGCGCGCTTCAATGCTTTCGCACATGCCGGACGTGACGCGGATTTCCAGCGTGGAGAATTTGCATACGACCGGGATTACCGCCCGATCTTCGGCATGCCGCGCAAGGGCACGCATTGGGGCGACGCGGCGGGAAAGAACCCGCTGCTATATCCGCTGCAGGAAAAAGGCCCGTACTACTGCATCATCCTGGCCCCCGGCACGCTGGACACGAACGGCGGGCCCGTGATCAACGCGCGAGCGGAAGTCTTGCGCAGCGACGATCGGCCGATTCCCGGACTTTACGGCGCGGGCAACTGTATCGCGAGCCCCGCGCACAACACGTACTGGGCCGGCGGGTGCACCTTGGGTAGTGGCATGACGTTCGGCTACCTTGCTGGCCTGCACGCAAGCCAGGCTTCGCCCCACGCTCTGTGA
- a CDS encoding nuclear transport factor 2 family protein — protein sequence MEIRAMTDEQRKAIALEYLKRLDRAQDVLDLFDMHAEVYFPKWGVAAGKDKIGQLFTDLIALFDYISHDYTYANVIQQGDKVVVESTTHGRTRAGVEWRAGVTHAGRWCDVFEIRDFKIQRLYIYLDPDYEGADTARYPWLRERQYV from the coding sequence ATGGAAATCCGTGCAATGACCGATGAGCAACGCAAGGCGATCGCGTTGGAGTACCTCAAACGACTCGACCGGGCGCAGGATGTACTAGACCTGTTCGACATGCATGCGGAAGTGTATTTTCCCAAATGGGGCGTTGCCGCAGGCAAGGACAAGATCGGTCAGCTTTTCACCGACCTGATCGCGCTCTTCGATTACATCAGCCACGACTACACCTATGCCAACGTGATTCAACAGGGAGACAAGGTCGTGGTGGAGTCGACCACGCACGGACGTACGCGTGCCGGTGTCGAATGGCGTGCTGGTGTGACCCACGCGGGCCGGTGGTGCGATGTGTTCGAGATCCGCGATTTCAAGATCCAGCGGCTGTATATCTATCTGGATCCGGATTACGAAGGGGCCGACACGGCACGGTACCCTTGGCTTCGCGAGCGCCAATACGTCTAA
- a CDS encoding LysR family transcriptional regulator, producing MVQAIVEHGSYAQAAEALHRSQSSVSYMVARLQEQLGVELFSMEGRKARLTENGAALLARASELLGDAYRLEQLAENLQRGWEAEVRLAVDAALPADLLLSALKAFARLAPQTRVHVTEVVLSGADQALLQRQAGLAVGTRIPTGHFGERLLDIPFVAVALDCS from the coding sequence GTGGTGCAGGCCATTGTCGAGCACGGCAGTTATGCCCAGGCCGCCGAGGCGCTGCACCGCAGCCAGTCGTCGGTTAGCTACATGGTGGCCCGCCTGCAGGAGCAACTGGGCGTGGAACTCTTCTCAATGGAAGGGCGCAAGGCGCGGCTGACTGAGAACGGCGCGGCCCTGTTGGCACGCGCCAGTGAACTGCTAGGCGATGCCTACCGCCTCGAGCAGCTTGCCGAAAACCTCCAGCGGGGCTGGGAAGCGGAGGTGCGCTTGGCGGTGGATGCTGCGCTGCCTGCCGATTTGCTGCTGTCGGCGCTGAAGGCATTCGCGCGCCTTGCGCCCCAGACGCGCGTGCACGTCACCGAAGTGGTGCTGTCCGGCGCCGACCAAGCCTTGCTGCAACGGCAGGCCGGCCTGGCGGTCGGCACCCGTATACCGACCGGACACTTCGGCGAGCGACTGCTGGACATTCCGTTCGTAGCCGTCGCGCTGGACTGCTCCTGA
- a CDS encoding Fic family protein: protein MKPISPWIWRRADWPVGALAYDAERAAPDLAEAYRMHGVLEGKAIAIGLGSTSQVALDALSDEVLATAAIEGERLSLDTVRSSVMRRLGLATSGPINRSVDGLVDVISDATTAIDTPLDEDRLCRWQSALFPGGTSGIHRIAVGRYRDHADPMQIVSGQPGREVVHYEAPPSEDVPAQMKRFIAWFADTSPVQASALPASRKPVDGFARAAIAHLWFESIHPFEDGNGRIGRAIVDMAMAQHLRQPVRLYSLSRQFLFSRSAYYDALNHAQRGETDVTAWVQWFARQSTAACHAASLVIDQAIEKRRFWEKQEGSDLHERQRKVLQRLLDDGDGGFLGGLNAEKYMKMTGVSKATATRDLSEMVTGGQLRSHGAGKAVRYYINVPGWSHGLAVEAIRVVQTPKEI, encoded by the coding sequence ATGAAACCAATCTCGCCTTGGATTTGGCGTCGCGCAGATTGGCCCGTAGGGGCTCTCGCCTATGACGCCGAGAGAGCCGCGCCCGATTTGGCGGAGGCCTACCGGATGCACGGTGTCTTGGAAGGCAAGGCCATTGCCATCGGCCTTGGCAGTACCAGCCAGGTAGCCCTCGATGCGCTGTCCGATGAGGTGCTGGCCACGGCTGCCATTGAGGGTGAACGGCTCTCGCTCGATACCGTTCGCTCGTCGGTCATGAGGCGACTTGGATTGGCGACGTCCGGACCCATTAACCGAAGTGTCGACGGCCTGGTGGACGTCATCAGTGACGCAACGACAGCCATTGATACGCCCTTGGACGAAGACCGTCTGTGCCGCTGGCAATCTGCGTTATTCCCTGGTGGCACTTCAGGCATCCATCGAATCGCCGTCGGTCGCTATCGTGACCATGCCGATCCAATGCAGATCGTGAGCGGTCAGCCGGGCCGCGAGGTGGTCCATTACGAGGCACCGCCTTCAGAGGACGTACCGGCTCAGATGAAACGTTTCATTGCCTGGTTCGCCGACACCTCGCCGGTCCAGGCCTCGGCGTTGCCGGCAAGTCGCAAGCCCGTCGATGGCTTCGCCCGCGCCGCAATCGCGCACCTGTGGTTCGAGAGTATCCACCCGTTTGAGGACGGCAACGGCCGCATTGGTCGGGCTATTGTCGACATGGCCATGGCTCAGCATCTGAGACAGCCGGTGCGCCTGTACAGTCTGTCGCGGCAGTTCCTGTTCTCACGCTCGGCGTACTACGATGCCCTGAACCATGCTCAGCGCGGCGAAACGGACGTTACAGCATGGGTGCAGTGGTTTGCGCGCCAAAGCACGGCTGCCTGTCATGCCGCGAGCCTGGTCATCGACCAGGCAATTGAGAAAAGGCGCTTCTGGGAGAAGCAAGAGGGCAGCGATCTTCATGAGCGGCAGCGCAAGGTGCTTCAGCGCCTCCTCGACGACGGAGACGGCGGCTTCTTGGGCGGACTGAACGCTGAGAAGTACATGAAAATGACGGGGGTCTCAAAGGCCACGGCCACTCGCGATCTATCGGAGATGGTCACGGGCGGGCAATTGCGGAGCCACGGTGCGGGCAAGGCGGTGCGCTATTACATCAATGTGCCCGGGTGGTCGCATGGTCTAGCTGTGGAGGCGATCCGGGTGGTCCAGACCCCGAAGGAGATCTAG
- a CDS encoding DUF1329 domain-containing protein, which yields MRNRMKGLQAAVLTMAATMACGVALAAELPEGTVIEKANLDKVKNDTFQGHTIASLLTEKLEWQIRNWNLKLPLSHAKPVALDPRYLEATRKYAGQVKYDAKTREVSDWVAGIPFPDVSANDPDAGEKLIWNFYYASPEGDIANNKATYLLISGDKGLEQTQDWLFMRYYLKGRLGGENPVSGDGSTLTKTLFVATAPEDIRGLGTFTIRYDNAKLEDSWAYIRSARRTRRLSGGAWMDPIGGLDQLNDDIYIWNARPSWYRQIKLVGRRWILASSDARLGYNPAKKGSADEWPTVDLKEAPYWNPVQKWQPREVWVIEATPPAEHPYSKKIVYMDVKYPRLYMGEAYDKKGEFWKFFNFHMRPTVAQDGIRYVSSVQGDTIDFKAKHASIFLFRDYKLNEKSIKEGDVSLSALETIAR from the coding sequence ATGAGAAATCGCATGAAGGGGCTTCAGGCGGCGGTCCTGACAATGGCAGCCACGATGGCGTGTGGTGTCGCGCTTGCGGCCGAATTGCCCGAAGGCACCGTGATCGAGAAAGCCAATCTCGACAAGGTCAAGAATGACACGTTTCAGGGACACACGATAGCAAGCCTGCTGACTGAGAAGCTGGAGTGGCAAATCCGGAACTGGAACCTCAAGCTTCCGCTTTCCCACGCTAAGCCTGTAGCGCTGGATCCGCGCTATCTCGAGGCGACGAGGAAGTATGCCGGACAGGTGAAGTACGACGCAAAGACACGTGAAGTCTCGGACTGGGTCGCCGGCATTCCGTTTCCGGATGTCTCGGCGAATGACCCGGACGCCGGCGAGAAGCTGATCTGGAATTTCTATTACGCGTCGCCGGAAGGGGATATCGCCAACAACAAGGCAACCTATCTGCTGATCAGCGGGGATAAGGGGCTGGAGCAGACGCAGGACTGGCTGTTCATGCGGTATTACCTAAAAGGCCGCCTTGGGGGCGAGAATCCGGTGTCCGGAGATGGCAGCACCCTCACCAAGACGCTGTTCGTCGCGACCGCACCCGAGGATATCCGGGGCCTGGGGACCTTCACCATCCGCTACGACAACGCAAAGCTCGAAGACAGCTGGGCGTATATCCGATCGGCCCGGCGTACGCGGCGCCTCTCCGGTGGCGCGTGGATGGATCCAATCGGGGGTCTCGACCAACTCAACGACGACATCTATATCTGGAACGCACGCCCGTCTTGGTACCGGCAAATCAAGCTGGTCGGCCGCCGCTGGATCCTGGCTAGTTCTGATGCCAGATTGGGCTACAACCCGGCAAAGAAGGGCTCGGCCGATGAGTGGCCCACCGTGGACCTGAAGGAAGCGCCTTATTGGAATCCCGTTCAGAAATGGCAGCCACGCGAGGTCTGGGTCATTGAGGCGACGCCGCCGGCCGAGCATCCGTACAGCAAGAAAATCGTCTATATGGATGTCAAATACCCCCGCCTGTATATGGGCGAGGCGTATGACAAGAAGGGCGAGTTCTGGAAGTTCTTCAACTTCCATATGCGCCCGACGGTGGCGCAGGACGGCATCCGCTACGTCTCGTCGGTGCAGGGCGACACCATCGATTTCAAAGCCAAGCATGCCTCGATTTTCCTGTTCCGCGATTACAAGCTGAACGAGAAGTCCATCAAGGAAGGCGATGTCTCGCTGAGCGCGCTAGAAACGATCGCGCGCTAG
- a CDS encoding DUF1302 family protein → MMQGGRLPVRRPGQAAPAMKCIPALLLGLGIGLAPATAMATNADTSQPVSIASTIAQASVAAEPGTQADEDSGFIHSFRFGGYARTWASWNLEDHPEIPQRSAGSLQMLRGSLSLNAEATTGPLKWKAIGRADKEVNTSYQRDLEEANRRNSPGGPGSNLMDQYDQVQLRELYVDMDPTERLHLRLGKQQVVWGETDFFHPTDLIHGFDYRWRSFLESDNDELRKPLWLINAKFDVPEADGSLQLVLRPGIDRERDIGNSYDLYGGRWAAQPYKGVDFLAPGFLNYDRRHPAGDTHNPTGGLRWTGLAGPVNYAISYLKTYKPDPVVNSAFAPYQKTPTGGLGDFIFPKMDVYDVSVSGQIPGLDAVVTGEVAYQRNVAYNVGSNFMNGALPGFGGIIRKDAVLTTLRFDKQLRLMEWLGTNQASFFSLQVFDTWLPGYKSSDDIVEQVGFGARLREHTTLLTSFIQLNYLNSRLNPGLAVGMDLSNGDAFVIPSVSFQIGNHWRLLAEADLFFPKHSRKPGQVESSTHTLGDFARNSQFMLRATYQF, encoded by the coding sequence ATGATGCAAGGAGGAAGGCTGCCCGTGCGGCGGCCCGGACAGGCCGCGCCAGCGATGAAATGCATTCCCGCCCTATTGCTGGGCCTTGGCATCGGCCTTGCCCCGGCGACAGCCATGGCGACAAACGCCGATACATCGCAGCCGGTGTCCATCGCCAGCACAATCGCCCAGGCATCCGTCGCTGCCGAGCCGGGCACGCAGGCGGACGAAGACAGCGGATTCATTCACAGTTTCCGGTTCGGCGGTTATGCGCGGACCTGGGCGTCCTGGAACCTGGAGGATCACCCGGAGATTCCGCAACGCAGCGCCGGCTCGCTGCAGATGCTGCGCGGGTCGCTCTCACTGAATGCCGAGGCAACGACCGGGCCGCTGAAGTGGAAGGCGATCGGGCGTGCCGATAAGGAGGTCAATACCTCGTACCAGCGAGACCTCGAGGAGGCCAATCGGCGAAATTCTCCCGGAGGTCCGGGCAGCAACCTGATGGATCAGTACGACCAGGTCCAGCTTCGGGAACTCTATGTCGATATGGATCCGACGGAACGCTTGCACCTGCGCCTGGGGAAACAGCAGGTGGTGTGGGGCGAGACGGATTTCTTCCACCCAACGGACCTGATTCACGGCTTTGACTACCGCTGGCGTTCATTTCTTGAAAGCGACAACGACGAACTCAGAAAGCCGCTCTGGCTGATCAACGCCAAGTTCGATGTGCCGGAAGCGGACGGCTCGCTGCAACTGGTTCTGCGCCCCGGCATCGATCGCGAGCGGGATATCGGGAACAGCTATGACCTTTACGGCGGCCGCTGGGCCGCGCAACCGTACAAGGGCGTTGACTTTCTGGCGCCCGGCTTCCTGAACTACGACCGCCGCCATCCGGCGGGGGATACGCACAATCCGACCGGGGGCCTGCGCTGGACCGGCCTCGCGGGACCGGTCAACTACGCCATTTCTTACCTGAAGACCTACAAGCCGGACCCGGTGGTGAATTCCGCCTTTGCGCCGTACCAAAAGACGCCGACTGGCGGGCTTGGCGATTTCATCTTCCCCAAGATGGATGTGTACGACGTCAGCGTCAGCGGCCAGATCCCCGGACTTGACGCGGTCGTCACCGGCGAGGTCGCTTACCAGCGCAACGTCGCCTACAACGTCGGCAGCAACTTCATGAATGGCGCGCTGCCTGGCTTTGGCGGGATCATCCGCAAGGATGCCGTGCTCACCACGTTGCGTTTCGACAAGCAATTGCGGCTGATGGAGTGGTTGGGCACCAACCAGGCCTCGTTCTTCTCGCTGCAAGTGTTCGACACCTGGTTGCCAGGCTACAAAAGCTCCGACGACATCGTCGAGCAGGTTGGATTCGGGGCCCGCCTGCGGGAGCACACCACGCTGCTCACCTCCTTTATCCAGCTGAACTACCTCAACAGCCGGCTCAACCCCGGCCTGGCTGTCGGTATGGATCTCAGCAACGGCGATGCATTCGTGATCCCCAGCGTCTCGTTCCAGATCGGCAATCACTGGCGTCTGCTGGCTGAGGCCGATCTCTTCTTCCCCAAGCACAGCAGGAAACCGGGCCAGGTCGAGAGTTCGACGCACACCCTCGGAGACTTCGCACGCAACAGCCAGTTCATGCTGCGGGCGACCTATCAGTTCTGA
- a CDS encoding MBL fold metallo-hydrolase: protein MIVRQFLNDTPIGASYLVGCGGKGIAAVIDPIREPSVYLRAAEAGGMHIAFVVETHIHADHISTGRALVGATGADYVLFADAPVSYPFKGVRDGDELPLGNVTARVLHTPGHTPEHICLLITDRTRADEPWFVLTGHTLMVGDLGRTELATSVEEGARDLFRSARRLATLPDYVEVLPGAYAGSVCGRSLSGKPWSSIGFEKRFNKALRIENEAAFVAHMMADIPLPPPEAAKIREVNAGLQTRATPA from the coding sequence ATGATCGTCAGGCAGTTTCTCAATGACACCCCTATTGGAGCGTCATATCTCGTCGGATGTGGCGGGAAAGGCATCGCCGCTGTCATCGATCCGATCCGAGAGCCCAGCGTGTACCTTCGTGCCGCCGAAGCCGGGGGAATGCATATCGCTTTCGTGGTTGAGACGCATATTCATGCCGATCACATATCAACCGGCCGCGCCTTAGTCGGCGCCACCGGCGCCGACTATGTGCTGTTTGCCGACGCTCCGGTGTCATACCCGTTCAAGGGGGTGCGCGACGGCGACGAACTGCCGCTGGGAAACGTCACCGCGCGGGTACTGCACACCCCTGGCCACACCCCGGAACATATCTGCCTGCTGATTACGGACCGCACCCGGGCTGACGAGCCCTGGTTTGTGCTCACCGGACACACGCTCATGGTCGGCGACCTCGGCCGTACCGAGTTGGCGACGAGTGTCGAGGAAGGCGCGCGCGATCTGTTCCGAAGTGCTCGCCGGCTGGCTACGCTGCCAGATTACGTTGAAGTGTTGCCTGGGGCCTATGCCGGTTCGGTGTGCGGTCGCAGCCTAAGCGGTAAGCCTTGGTCCAGCATCGGGTTCGAAAAACGCTTCAACAAGGCATTGCGCATCGAGAACGAGGCCGCCTTCGTCGCACACATGATGGCCGACATCCCGCTGCCTCCCCCCGAGGCGGCGAAGATCCGCGAAGTGAATGCGGGACTTCAAACACGGGCCACACCGGCATGA